A part of Spodoptera frugiperda isolate SF20-4 chromosome 25, AGI-APGP_CSIRO_Sfru_2.0, whole genome shotgun sequence genomic DNA contains:
- the LOC118282322 gene encoding uncharacterized PE-PGRS family protein PE_PGRS54 isoform X1, with the protein MADSAPTTPAEWQSVGAHHRIGMRRVAQLALPRAARTNFVNAAFLLLPLFGIVTAESTQLQIVCKDFNSHRCFTLESEFTNVAEAREVHSNANLPNNCFISNSRLQPGIKKVITVTSPNGLTHFLFCKSLVVGVLDKRNIARVLEGYQRDRREAAYSPRGRYRGQTQSQYLAIDRGSGKDEGKAEAHSAADSSRATVVGNSGMGQAQSQSMYDPSCDDCLGRNDLGAESLKRRPGEITSQNGPGSNGVGNGSNRPGGLGPGQMVDPRTSGYGGNNEGGTPGNNYNGQYGHPGATGPGAGYDPGKDGSLGGTSFGPGQGYRPGQDSNAIPNRNNNGGGVGTPGTKYGMGDGTHGPGGPGSGTGTGGQYGPGGPGSGTGTGGQYGPGGPGSGTGTGGQYGPGGPGSGTGTGGQYGPGGPGSGTGTGGQYGPGGPGSGTGTGGQYGPGGPGSGTGTGGQYGPGGPGSGTGTGGQYGPGGPGSGTGTGGQYGPGGPGSGTGTGGQYRPGGPGSGTGTGGQYGPGGPGSGTGTGGQYGPGGPGSGTGTGGQYGPGGPGTGGTGPGMIGKYGPTDSSQNGNGNIGPGNQRYIPGGSNDGSNIPPGSLMLPQNGVGTYGPNQSGRPGSGIYQGGGQNGYPVQNGRYPGGLNWPGLSVLGADGVNYYCCVPQNGQGNGYKPPGVIGGGQGSGGQYGPGGQQGSGSGGPGAGTGGQYGPGTGGQYGPGGTGGSYGPGGPGSGTGTGGQYGPGGPGSGSGGQYGPGGSGSQYRPGGSGTGTGTGGQYGPGSTGGQYGPGGPGAGTGTGGQYGPGSTGGQYGPGGTGSGTGGQYGPGGPGAGAGTGGQYGPGSQGGQYGPGGTGSGTGGQYGPGGSGGQYGPGGSGGQYGPGGSGGQYGPGGSGAGTGGQYGPGGTGGPGSGTGTGGQYGPGGAGSGTGGQYGPGGPGSGTGGQYGPGGQGSGTGGQYGPGGPGSGTGGQYGPGGPGSGTGGQYGPGGTGSGTGTGGQYGPGGTGGQYGPGGPGSGTGGQYGPGTGGQYGPGGPGSGTGTGGQYGPGGTGTGGQYGPGGPGSGTGTGGQYGPGGSGTGGQYGPGGPGSGTGTGGQYGPGGPGSGTGTGGQYGPGGTGTGGQYGPGGPGSGAGTGGQYGPGGPGSGTGTGGQYGPGGPGSGTGTGGQYGPGGTGTGGQYGPGGTGTGGQYGPGGPGSEAGTGGQYGPGGPGSGTGGQYGPGGPGSGTGGQYGPGGPGSGTGGPGTGGQYGPGGSGAGTGGQYGPGGTGGQYGPGGPGSGSGGQYGPGGGQYGPGTGTGGQYGPGGGSGSGGQYGPGSTYNPDNQAGSGGNQNGVPQNVIDPNSIIDGDDSEAQASVNQAANGTVASASSKGGNDKGRAQTNVQGTYTGSGSFSAQAEITGENKAASSQVAGDKRSASSTAQGSGRNNKSQANVELGLETGSVVTGSQSEGILHSSNSQVQGSVKGGMADAQARGPGSTSSQAQIGFTPYKEGDKSHDTQKTPFVGGGVAAAQSSGRTGMSQSQLHGTFKYGITYNGAAQAGSSLDKDAVFPNRLPFEKIDVNDASNKNIDINDEPNKNTNVNDDINKNLNINDENLNITETIEYTTPAPSIDLSTTEISYEPGVPEPDKDEPLGPPEDPFDTHKHEDHHLDDPSLMPTRSPPVESRRSFQPSYNPDGDYEYTPDKDDAPPEDYDDGFGPEGADAADSEQGYINPSYNEFSRDPETTHQSLHSPKRKGVEVRQTTGGNTQHILLGSLTNQDVEITQRNSERPDESRIYQPGERVPGTGGYTIPIGFTGSVKSVASKDKTYVVGSKESPSQAQTVSLTSGSGRIKYKYPPYPRNVNPKNLRSLYSPKPDNSNRYVSVSKSVTRDLDGENNVRKQYSHTYYTKSSSCGYFTFTCTMVSSAEGRKKVCKPKIPTNPDGTPMRCN; encoded by the exons ATGGCGGACAGTGCGCCTACGACGCCGGCAGAGTGGCAGAGCGTCGGCGCGCACCACCGCATCGGCATGCGTCGTGTCGCACAGCTTGCCCTGCCGCGGGCCGCGCGCACCAACTTCGTCAACGCTGCTTTTCTTCTGTTACCACTGTTCGGCATTGTTACTGCAGAATCAACACAA CTGCAAATCGTGTGTAAAGACTTTAATTCCCACCGGTGTTTTACTTTGGAATCGGAGTTCACCAATGTGGCTGAGGCGAGGGAAGTCCATTCAAACGCGAATCTGCCTAACAATTGCTTTATTAGCAATTCGAGACTTCAACCAGGAATAAAAAAAGTCATAacg gTCACATCGCCTAATGGGTTAACACACTTTCTATTCTGCAAGTCCTTGGTTGTGGGAGTGTTGGACAAGAGAAATATAGCGAGAGTGTTAGAAGGATACCAAAGAGATCGTCGTGAAGCTGCGTACTCTCCCCGAGGTCGGTACAGGGGTCAGACACAGTCCCAATATCTCGCAATAGACCGAGGAAGTGGTAAAGATGAAGGGAAAGCTGAAGCCCATTCCGCTGCAGATTCATCACGAGCGACCGTCG ttgGCAACAGCGGCATGGGCCAAGCTCAGAGTCAATCGATGTATGATCCGAGCTGCGATGATTGTTTGGGTCGAAATGATTTGGGAGCAGAAAGTTTGAAACGCCGACCAGGtgaaat taccAGTCAAAATGGGCCAGGAAGCAACGGTGTTGGAAATGGTTCAAATAGACCAGGTGGACTTGGACCTGGTCAAATGGTCGATCCTAGGACTAGTGGCTATGGAGGAAATAATGAAGGTGGTACACCTGGTAATAACTACAACGGACAGTATGGACATCCTGGTGCAACTGGACCTGGTGCTGGGTATGACCCTGGTAAAGATGGATCTTTAGGCGGTACATCATTTGGGCCAGGACAAGGATATCGACCAGGGCAGGATTCCAATGCCATACCAAATCGGAACAATAATGGAGGTGGAGTAGGTACCCCTGGCACTAAGTATGGAATGGGTGACGGCACACATGGGCCAGGCGGCCCTGGTTCTGGAACAGGCACTGGGGGTCAATATGGACCAGGCGGCCCTGGTTCTGGAACAGGCACTGGGGGTCAATATGGGCCAGGCGGCCCTGGTTCTGGAACAGGCACTGGGGGTCAATATGGACCAGGCGGCCCTGGTTCTGGAACAGGCACTGGGGGTCAATATGGACCAGGCGGCCCTGGTTCTGGAACAGGCACTGGGGGTCAATATGGACCAGGCGGCCCTGGTTCTGGAACAGGCACTGGGGGTCAATATGGACCAGGCGGCCCTGGTTCTGGAACAGGCACTGGGGGTCAATATGGCCCAGGCGGCCCTGGTTCTGGAACAGGCACTGGGGGTCAATATGGCCCAGGCGGCCCTGGTTCTGGAACAGGCACTGGGGGTCAATATGGACCAGGCGGCCCTGGTTCTGGAACAGGCACTGGGGGTCAATATAGACCAGGCGGCCCTGGTTCTGGAACAGGCACTGGGGGTCAATATGGACCAGGTGGCCCTGGTTCTGGAACAGGCACTGGGGGTCAATATGGACCAGGTGGCCCTGGTTCTGGAACAGGCACTGGGGGTCAATATGGACCAGGTGGACCAGGTACGGGAGGAACTGGGCCTGGAATGATTGGAAAGTATGGCCCAACAGACAGTTCTCAAAATGGAAATGGGAACATTGGGCCAGGTAACCAACGATACATACCTGGCGGTTCAAATGATGGAAGTAACATACCACCTGGTTCCTTGATGTTGCCACAAAACGGAGTTGGAACCTATGGTCCAAATCAAAGCGGACGACCAGGAAGCGGCATATACCAAGGCGGTGGTCAAAATGGTTATCCAGTACAAAATGGTCGTTACCCAGGAGGATTAAACTGGCCTGGTCTTAGTGTTCTCGGAGCTGATGgcgttaattattattgctgTGTTCCACAAAACGGTCAAGGTAATGGGTACAAACCACCTGGAGTCATTGGTGGAGGCCAAGGTAGTGGTGGACAATACGGACCTGGGGGACAACAAGGTAGTGGCTCAGGTGGCCCTGGTGCGGGTACAGGCGGACAATATGGCCCTGGTACTGGTGGTCAATACGGGCCAGGGGGTACAGGCGGATCATACGGACCAGGTGGCCCTGGTTCAGGTACTGGTACTGGTGGACAATATGGACCTGGTGGACCTGGCAGTGGTTCTGGTGGACAATACGGCCCAGGCGGCTCTGGAAGTCAGTACAGGCCCGGTGGCTCTGGAACTGGAACCGGTACTGGAGGCCAATATGGACCAGGAAGCACTGGAGGTCAATACGGACCAGGCGGTCCTGGTGCTGGAACTGGTACGGGTGGACAATATGGACCAGGCAGTACTGGAGGGCAATATGGGCCTGGTGGTACAGGTTCTGGCACTGGTGGGCAATATGGTCCTGGGGGCCCTGGTGCCGGTGCTGGTACTGGAGGTCAATATGGGCCGGGAAGCCAAGGAGGGCAATATGGGCCTGGTGGCACTGGGAGCGGTACAGGTGGACAATATGGACCAGGTGGTTCAGGTGGACAATACGGCCCAGGTGGTTCAGGTGGCCAATACGGCCCAGGCGGTTCTGGAGGGCAATATGGGCCTGGTGGTTCTGGAGCTGGAACTGGAGGTCAATATGGACCAGGCGGCACTGGTGGCCCTGGTTCTGGAACAGGTACGGGAGGACAATATGGCCCAGGTGGTGCTGGTAGCGGAACTGGAGGGCAATACGGTCCCGGTGGCCCAGGAAGTGGCACTGGTGGGCAATACGGGCCAGGTGGACAAGGTAGCGGCACTGGTGGGCAATATGGACCAGGTGGACCAGGTAGCGGCACTGGTGGGCAATATGGACCAGGTGGACCAGGTAGCGGTACTGGAGGTCAATATGGGCCAGGAGGAACTGGGTCTGGAACGGGAACTGGTGGACAATATGGACCAGGTGGCACTGGAGGACAATATGGGCCTGGTGGTCCCGGTTCTGGAACTGGAGGTCAATATGGACCAGGCACTGGAGGACAATATGGACCAGGCGGCCCTGGTTCAGGAACAGGCACGGGTGGACAATATGGACCAGGTGGGACAGGCACGGGTGGACAATATGGCCCAGGCGGCCCTGGTTCAGGAACAGGCACGGGTGGACAATATGGCCCAGGTGGGTCGGGCACGGGTGGGCAATATGGCCCAGGCGGTCCTGGTTCTGGAACAGGCACTGGAGGACAATATGGCCCAGGCGGCCCTGGTTCTGGAACAGGCACTGGGGGTCAATATGGACCAGGTGGGACAGGTACAGGTGGACAATATGGCCCAGGTGGCCCTGGTTCTGGAGCAGGCACAGGTGGACAATATGGCCCAGGCGGCCCTGGTTCTGGAACAGGTACTGGTGGACAATATGGTCCAGGCGGCCCTGGTTCTGGAACAGGTACTGGAGGACAATATGGACCAGGTGGGACAGGCACTGGAGGACAATATGGCCCAGGTGGGACAGGTACAGGTGGACAATATGGCCCAGGTGGCCCTGGTTCTGAAGCAGGCACTGGGGGTCAATATGGACCAGGCGGCCCCGGTAGTGGAACTGGAGGGCAATACGGTCCAGGTGGCCCTGGAAGCGGCACTGGTGGGCAATATGGGCCGGGTGGACCAGGTAGTGGGACTGGTGGGCCAGGTACGGGTGGACAATACGGGCCCGGTGGTTCCGGTGCTGGAACTGGTGGACAGTATGGCCCAGGTGGCACTGGAGGACAATACGGACCTGGTGGTCCCGGTTCTGGCAGTGGTGGACAATACGGTCCAGGTGGCGGACAATATGGGCCAGGCACTGGAACTGGTGGACAGTATGGACCAGGTGGTGGAAGTGGAAGTGGTGGCCAGTATGGTCCAGGTTCTACATATAATCCTGATAATCAAGCG GGTTCGGGCGGTAACCAGAatg GTGTACCACAAAACGTCATCGATCCCAACTCTATCATTGACGGGGATGACTCAGAAGCTCAAGCAAGTGTAAACCAAGCAGCCAACGGAACAGTCGCATCTGCATCGTCTAAAGGTGGCAACGACAAAGGAAGAGCGCAGACTAATGTACAGGGTACTTATACAGGCAGTGGATCTTTCTCAGCTCAAGCAGAAATTACTGGTGAGAATAAAGCCGCCAGCAGCCAGGTAGCTGGTGACAAAAGAAGTGCCTCAAGTACAGCCCAAGGCAGTGGTCGAAACAATAAATCACAAGCTAATGTAGAACTCGGCTTAGAGACCGGCTCAGTTGTAACTGGATCGCAAAGTGAAGGTATATTGCACTCGTCTAATTCACAAGTCCAAGGTAGTGTTAAAGGAGGTATGGCTGACGCGCAAGCACGAGGACCAGGCAGCACATCTTCACAAGCTCAAATCGGATTCACACCCTACAAAGAAGGTGATAAATCGCACGACACACAGAAAACACCATTCGTTGGAGGAGGCGTAGCTGCTGCACAATCCAGTGGCAGAACTGGCATGTCACAATCACAATTACACGGCACTTTCAAATACGGCATAACATACAACGGTGCTGCTCAGGCAGGATCTAGTTTAGACAAAGATGCAGTATTCCCAAATAGATTACCTTTTGAAAAGATTGACGTTAATGATGCAAGCAACAAGAACATCGACATTAATGATGAACCCAATAAAAACACCAACGTAAACGATGACATCAATAAAAACCTCaacataaatgatgaaaatCTTAACATCACAGAAACAATAGAATATACTACTCCTGCACCTTCGATTGATCTATCTACAACGGAAATATCGTATGAACCGGGTGTACCAGAACCAGACAAAGATGAGCCACTTGGCCCGCCTGAAGATCCGTTCGACACACATAAACACGAAGATCACCATTTAGATGACCCATCATTGATGCCTACTCGTTCACCGCCAGTAGAAAGTAGACGATCGTTCCAACCATCTTACAATCCAGACGGGGACTACGAATACACTCCAGATAAAGATGATGCTCCACCAGAAGATTACGATGATGGTTTCGGTCCTGAAGGAGCTGATGCTGCCGATAGCGAACAGGGTTATATTAATCCTAGCTACAATGAATTCTCAAGAGATCCTGAAACAACACATCAATCACTCCATAGTCCAAAACGAAAAGGCGTAGAAGTGAGGCAGACGACCGGTGGTAATACGCAACATATATTGCTAGGCTCCTTAACAAATCAAGATGTAGAAATCACGCAAAGGAATTCAGAACGCCCTGATGAAAGTAGAATATACCAACCTGGAGAACGTGTACCAGGTACCGGTGGTTATACAATACCTATTGGATTCACAGGTAGTGTCAAATCTGTAGCGTCTAAAGATAAGACTTACGTAGTTGGTTCCAAAGAATCTCCTTCACAGGCACAAACAGTGTCCCTTACTTCAGGGAGCGGcagaattaaatacaaatacccTCCATACCCAAGGAATGTTAATCCGAAAAATTTAAGGTCATTATACAGTCCCAAACCAGATAATAGTAACAGGTACGTTTCGGTCTCGAAATCAGTGACACGTGACCTGGATGGTGAAAATAATGTTCGGAAACAATATTCTCACACATATTACACAAAATCCTCATCCTGCGGTTATTTTACATTTACTTGTACCATGGTCAGCAGCGCTGAGGGTAGGAAAAAGGTTTGCAAGCCCAAAATTCCCACAAACCCGGATGGAACACCAATGAGGTGTAACTAG